A single Vanacampus margaritifer isolate UIUO_Vmar chromosome 7, RoL_Vmar_1.0, whole genome shotgun sequence DNA region contains:
- the fam193a gene encoding protein FAM193A isoform X4 encodes MSPTDAKRGAKRRKNKRGGGSSCSAVCNSGTSNGGKAGVASALGCAGAPTPAGFLAPVTGGNVGSVTGINGELKVNASVTPQFTEGPVNADFTGVLQTPFTFGLNQRAPYTAGDHCLLCRCERSKDGPWPEAGVPDHRNGVLETGQPAAALPLPMWVCPDCRRTVEKEDRHTALEQLGSQDFLLHMPVGNGTLGPDAVAAADRLSAPTPPMLPAPDLAVPMPGDSACGCEACNERREISAESERESQQLQKHWSEVRYLVRCIYRQAGTPLADDRDQPLERDTDSMKELVDRLCEKDPYQLYQRLEQQAREYVLEMKERLLKHLSAGSKTFPGSSVVGTVAAAAAAAQGPPQAHQFVSLLLEEYSALCQAARTISGFLLTLENEHLQKFHVTWELHNKHLFENLVFSEPVLHSSLPALVAQLKHGTASHDSYSEDMYRTLLESYQRLEQEMASVASEWQECEKRIDDYVDEQLLFKVEGQSFTNQRTEPHKSPVGKNTLKTKQRMLKEDWEFFKQRRYIEEQLPNNKKLPCGDNFTDTMRMLSSRLSIPDCPNCNYRRRCTCDDCSLSHILTCGIMDSPISEDLPIKLPLQGDTPPQDYLSQRHPRLVLPAGDGNTFVSDDDEVPPMSGKFGDMYPVSGYHDNGVATVNGHRGDVNGSGGVCAAQNASPRISSSSSSSDGDEEERRRHQETNSPPPSYNHQQQIEQVQHACECHVCNQDPASTNILGPAGCLPPGRLHSAPPPAAVGHQFFTDNGKTTTTSPARPALHLYPHIHGHLPLHNFPRPLLHPTLYPPSPPLTHKPLPPNPTHNHIAAKQPAFSPTLPEHMYQNSFSGGGGDGGGGGGGSSGGGGVAGDWNSSLQCLSLNFESLWDAAVMKSLDQSISQVLLPELLQEEILDPPLADVPLPPTPAGPQADHHHHHHHHHPLLAATPAPHPSSSSSSSLSSCSSLEAREQKKSGAKKKCLYNFQDAFMETNRVAMATSASMASVSCTATTVQSSNNLPIHLASKTSLDDVFHSLGKEDHRQVSPAAPRNNPTALSPLPPLSCPSRPPAPATHLPAMVPQSFPKMAAPAPDLGEVHPGLCLPPAEPAVSSSDGPLSAPPSVCSDPDCEGHRCEGDRAYEHPPYDGEESQDEDSCSEHSSSTSTSTNQKEGKYCDCCYCEFFGHGGPPAAPTSRNYAEMREKLRLRLTKRKEEQPKREEQQPAPERDCTVGGGVEDHRRVEDLLQFINSADSKPASSSKAAKRARHKQKKMEEKARQEAEAQQEEQRRRQEEEEAALQRELLRLQEHCTAKKKKKDKAKENTAPTPNTNNPQPLKQTAQNVLDHLHNGKSQLLQSLICPKDLRPEPRPNGQHGERGFSHLHNHNADGKVKAKPAAKIITCEHAPVKKEAPVNLAETKATRTRPVEAPAAASEPRSDNRSASGKRRLKEDQRRSPPASYPSPSPPPHLHAPSQSEHAEQNGKPPSAESPQPKGKAKKNKKKKGDKMNTSIDDVFLPKDIDLDSTEMDETEREVEYFKRFCLDSARQTRQRLSINWSNFSLKKATFAAH; translated from the exons ATGAGTCCAACCGATGCTAAGCGAGGAGCTAAACGCAGGAAGAATAAGCGGGGCGGTGGCAGTAGCTGCAGTGCTGTCTGCAACAGCGGCACCAGCAACGGCGGCAAGGCCGGGGTCGCCTCGGCCCTCGGTTGTGCGGGAGCTCCGACACCTGCCGGCTTCCTCGCACCTGTCACGGGCGGCAACGTGGGCTCCGTGACCGGCATCAACGGGGAG cTCAAAGTCAACGCCAGCGTCACGCCGCAGTTCACCGAAGGACCGGTCAACGCTGATTTCACCGGAGTCCTTCAG ACCCCATTTACGTTTGGCCTGAACCAGCGAGCCCCGTACACGGCCGGCGACCACTGCCTCCTGTGCCGCTGCGAGCGCAGCAAAGATGGCCCGTGGCCGGAGGCGGGAGTCCCCGACCATCGGAACGGCGTACTGGAGACCGGCCAGCCGGCTGCCGCTCTCCCGCTGCCAATGTGGGTGTGTCCGGACTGCCGGCGCACCGTGGAAAAGGAGGACCGGCACACTGCGCTGGAGCAGCTGGGC AGTCAGGACTTTCTTTTGCACATGCCCGTGGGTAACGGCACTCTGGGCCCGGACGCGGTAGCAGCGGCAGACAGACTGAGCGCGCCCACGCCGCCCATGCTCCCCGCACCCGACCTTGCCGTGCCCATGCCTGGTGACTCTGCGTGCGGATGCGAGGCCTGCAACGAGAGGCG AGAGATCTCGGCAGAGTCCGAACGAGAGTCGCAGCAGCTGCAGAAGCACTGGTCGGAGGTGCGCTACCTGGTACGCTGCATTTACAGGCAGGCCGGGACGCCGCTGGCGGACGACCGCGACCAGCCGCTGGAGCGAGACACGGATAGCATGAAGGAGCTGGTAGACAG ACTCTGCGAGAAGGACCCCTACCAGCTATACCAGCGTCTCGAGCAGCAGGCCCGTGAGTACGTGCTGGAAATGAAGGAGCGTCTTCTCAAGCACCTCTCGGCCGGCTCCAAGACGTTCCCGGGATCCTCGGTGGTGGGGACGGTGGCAGCAGCCGCGGCCGCTGCCCAGGGTCCCCCGCAGGCCCACCAGTTCGTGTCCCTGCTGCTGGAGGAGTACAGCGCTCTCTGCCAGGCGGCACGCACCATCAGCGGCTTCCTGCTCACCCTG GAGAATGAGCACCTCCAGAAGTTCCATGTGACGTGGGAGCTGCACAACAAGCACCTTTTTGAGAACCTGGTCTTCTCAGAGCCCGTCTTGCACAGCAGTTTACCTGCACTCGTTGCACAGCTCAA ACACGGCACTGCCTCGCACGACTCCTACAGCGAGGACATGTACAGGACCTTGCTGGAGAGCTACCAGCGGCTGGAGCAGGAGATGGCGAGCGTAGCCAGCGAGTGGCAGGAGTGCGAGAAGAGGATCGATGACTACGTGGACGAACAG CTACTGTTTAAAGTGGAGGGCCAGAGTTTTACCAACCAAAGAACAGAGCCGCACAAATCGCCGGTTGGCAAGAAT ACTTTAAAGACAAAGCAGCGAATGCTCAAAGAGGACTGGGAGTTCTTCAAGCAGCGGCGATACATCGAGGAACAG TTACCCAACAATAAGAAGCTGCCCTGTGGAGACAACTTCACAGACACAATGAGAATGCTCTCGTCACGTCTGAGTATTCCTGACTGTCCCAATTGCAATTATCGGAGAAG GTGCACGTGTGACGACTGCAGCCTCTCGCACATCTTGACGTGCGGCATCATGGACTCGCCCATCTCGGAGGACCTGCCCATCAAGCTGCCCCTGCAGGGCGACACTCCCCCGCAGGACTACCTGTCCCAG CGGCATCCCCGACTCGTCCTGCCTGCCGGGGACGGCAACACTTT TGTCAGCGATGACGATGAAGTGCCTCCAATGTCCGGCAAGTTCGGAGACATGTATCCCGTGAGCGGCTACCATGACAACGGCGTGGCGACAGTCAACGGACACCGCGGCGACGTGAACGGCAGTGGCGGCGTCTGCGCAGCACAAAATGCA TCTCCtcgcatcagcagcagcagtagcTCGTCAGACGGCGACGAAGAGGAAAGGAGGCGGCACCAGGAGACAAACAGTCCTCCTCCGTCGTACAACCACCAGCAGCAG ATAGAGCAGGTCCAGCATGCGTGCGAGTGCCACGTATGTAACCAAGACCCCGCCTCTACCAATATCCTGGGCCCGGCCGGGTGCCTACCCCCTGGGCGACTCCACTCGGCGCCTCCCCCAGCTGCCGTTGGCCACCAGTTCTTTACGGACAACGGCAAGACGACGACAACCAGCCCTGCCCGGCCCGCCCTCCACCTCTACCCGCACATCCACGGACACCTACCGCTGCACAACTTTCCCCGACCACTGCTGCACCCCACACTTTACCCGCCCAGCCCTCCCCTCACGCACAAG CCTTTGCCTCCCAATCCTACACACAACCACATAGCAGCCAAGCAGCCGGCTTTCAGCCCCACGCTACCTGAGCATATGTACCAAAACAGCTTCAGCGGCGGTGGTGGAgacggcggtggcggcggcggtggcagcAGTGGCGGTGGAGGAGTTGCGGGTGACTGGAACAGCTCGCTGCAGTGCCTCTCGCTCAACTTTGAAAGCCTGTGGGATGCAGCTGTGATGAAGAGCTTggatcaatcaatcagtcaagtGCTGCTGCCAGAGCTGCTACAAG AGGAAATCCTGGACCCTCCCCTCGCTGACGTCCCCCTCCCGCCAACGCCCGCCGGCCCCCAAGcggaccaccaccaccaccaccaccatcaccatcCCTTGCTCGCTGCCACACCTGCTCCCCACCCTTCCTCGTCGTCGTCCTCATCCCTGTCGTCGTGTTCATCGTTGGAGGCCCGCGAGCAGAAAAAGAGCGGCGCCAAGAAGAAGTGTCTGTACAACTTCCAAGATGCCTTCATGGAGACCAACCGGGTGGCTATGGCGACGTCGGCGTCCATGGCGTCCGTGTCGTGCACCGCCACCACTGTCCAGTCAAGTAATAACCTACCTATCCACCTAGCATCTAAAACCTCATTAG ATGACGTATTTCACAGTTTAGGTAAAGAGGACCACAGGCAAGTCTCCCCAGCCGCCCCCCGAAACAACCCCACCGCACTGAGCCCCCTCCCACCGCTCTCCTGTCCTTCCCGTCCGCCGGCCCCCGCCACGCACCTCCCCGCCATGGTGCCGCAGTCCTtccccaaaatggccgccccagcGCCGGACCTGGGGGAGGTCCACCCCGGTCTGTGCCTCCCGCCGGCCGAGCCGGCCGTCTCCTCGTCGGACGGTCCTCTCAGTGCCCCGCCCAGCGTCTGCAG TGATCCCGATTGCGAGGGGCACCGGTGCGAGGGCGACAGGGCGTACGAGCACCCGCCCTACGACGGTGAGGAGAGCCAGGATGAGGACAGCTGCTCGGAACACAGCTCGTCCACTTCCACCTCCACCAATCAGAAGGAAGGAAAGTACTGTGACTGCTGCTACTGCGAGTTCTTCGGGCACGGCGGG CCTCCGGCGGCGCCGACCAGCCGCAACTACGCCGAAATGCGTGAGAAGCTGCGCCTGCGCCTGACCAAGCGCAAGGAGGAGCAGCCCAAGCGCGAGGAGCAGCAGCCGGCGCCCGAGCGCGACTGCACGGTCGGCGGCGGAGTGGAGGACCACCGGCGGGTGGAGGACCTGCTGCAGTTCATCAACAGCGCCGACAGCAAGCCGGCGTCCAGTTCCAAAGCGGCCAAGCGGGCTCGCCACAAACAGAAGAAGATGGAGGAGAAGGCTCGGCAGGAGGCCGAGGCGCAGCAGGAGGAGCAGCGCAGGcggcaggaggaggaagaggcggcGCTCCAGCGCGAGCTCCTCCGGCTGCAGGAGCACTGCACcgccaaaaagaagaagaaagacaaaGCTAAGGAGAACACGGCGCCGACGCCGAACACCAACAACCCGCAGCCCCTCAAGCAGACGGCCCAGAACGTGCTGGACCACCTGCACAACGGTAAGTCGCAACTCCTCCAGAGCCTCATCTGCCCCAAGGACCTCCGGCCGGAACCCCGACCCAACGGCCAGCACGGCGAGCGCGGCTTCTCGCACCTCCACAACCACAACGCCGACGGCAAAGTCAAAGCCAAGCCCGCCGCCAAGATCATCACGTGCGAGCACGCCCCCGTCAAGAAGGAAGCGCCCGTCAACCTCGCAGAGACCAAAGCAACGCGCACCAGGCCCGTCGAGGCGCCCGCGGCCGCCTCGGAGCCCAGGAGCGACAACAGGAGCGCCAGTGGGAAAAGGCGGCTGAAGGAAGATCAGCGGCGAAGCCCGCCCGCCTCCTACCCCTCGCCCTCACCGCCTCCTCATCTTCACGCTCCCTCCCAGTCCGAACACGCAGAGCAGAACGGTAAACCCCCCAGCGCAGAGTCCCCACAACCCAAAGGCAAAGctaagaagaacaagaagaagaagggggaCAAGATGAACACCT
- the fam193a gene encoding protein FAM193A isoform X2, whose product MSPTDAKRGAKRRKNKRGGGSSCSAVCNSGTSNGGKAGVASALGCAGAPTPAGFLAPVTGGNVGSVTGINGELKVNASVTPQFTEGPVNADFTGVLQTPFTFGLNQRAPYTAGDHCLLCRCERSKDGPWPEAGVPDHRNGVLETGQPAAALPLPMWVCPDCRRTVEKEDRHTALEQLGSQDFLLHMPVGNGTLGPDAVAAADRLSAPTPPMLPAPDLAVPMPGDSACGCEACNERREISAESERESQQLQKHWSEVRYLVRCIYRQAGTPLADDRDQPLERDTDSMKELVDRLCEKDPYQLYQRLEQQAREYVLEMKERLLKHLSAGSKTFPGSSVVGTVAAAAAAAQGPPQAHQFVSLLLEEYSALCQAARTISGFLLTLENEHLQKFHVTWELHNKHLFENLVFSEPVLHSSLPALVAQLKHGTASHDSYSEDMYRTLLESYQRLEQEMASVASEWQECEKRIDDYVDEQLLFKVEGQSFTNQRTEPHKSPTLKTKQRMLKEDWEFFKQRRYIEEQLPNNKKLPCGDNFTDTMRMLSSRLSIPDCPNCNYRRRCTCDDCSLSHILTCGIMDSPISEDLPIKLPLQGDTPPQDYLSQVHPPSLSSGSSPSGSNSSSPITIQRHPRLVLPAGDGNTFVSDDDEVPPMSGKFGDMYPVSGYHDNGVATVNGHRGDVNGSGGVCAAQNASPRISSSSSSSDGDEEERRRHQETNSPPPSYNHQQQIEQVQHACECHVCNQDPASTNILGPAGCLPPGRLHSAPPPAAVGHQFFTDNGKTTTTSPARPALHLYPHIHGHLPLHNFPRPLLHPTLYPPSPPLTHKPLPPNPTHNHIAAKQPAFSPTLPEHMYQNSFSGGGGDGGGGGGGSSGGGGVAGDWNSSLQCLSLNFESLWDAAVMKSLDQSISQVLLPELLQEEILDPPLADVPLPPTPAGPQADHHHHHHHHHPLLAATPAPHPSSSSSSSLSSCSSLEAREQKKSGAKKKCLYNFQDAFMETNRVAMATSASMASVSCTATTVQSSNNLPIHLASKTSLDDVFHSLGKEDHRQVSPAAPRNNPTALSPLPPLSCPSRPPAPATHLPAMVPQSFPKMAAPAPDLGEVHPGLCLPPAEPAVSSSDGPLSAPPSVCSDPDCEGHRCEGDRAYEHPPYDGEESQDEDSCSEHSSSTSTSTNQKEGKYCDCCYCEFFGHGGPPAAPTSRNYAEMREKLRLRLTKRKEEQPKREEQQPAPERDCTVGGGVEDHRRVEDLLQFINSADSKPASSSKAAKRARHKQKKMEEKARQEAEAQQEEQRRRQEEEEAALQRELLRLQEHCTAKKKKKDKAKENTAPTPNTNNPQPLKQTAQNVLDHLHNGKSQLLQSLICPKDLRPEPRPNGQHGERGFSHLHNHNADGKVKAKPAAKIITCEHAPVKKEAPVNLAETKATRTRPVEAPAAASEPRSDNRSASGKRRLKEDQRRSPPASYPSPSPPPHLHAPSQSEHAEQNGKPPSAESPQPKGKAKKNKKKKGDKMNTSIDDVFLPKDIDLDSTEMDETEREVEYFKRFCLDSARQTRQRLSINWSNFSLKKATFAAH is encoded by the exons ATGAGTCCAACCGATGCTAAGCGAGGAGCTAAACGCAGGAAGAATAAGCGGGGCGGTGGCAGTAGCTGCAGTGCTGTCTGCAACAGCGGCACCAGCAACGGCGGCAAGGCCGGGGTCGCCTCGGCCCTCGGTTGTGCGGGAGCTCCGACACCTGCCGGCTTCCTCGCACCTGTCACGGGCGGCAACGTGGGCTCCGTGACCGGCATCAACGGGGAG cTCAAAGTCAACGCCAGCGTCACGCCGCAGTTCACCGAAGGACCGGTCAACGCTGATTTCACCGGAGTCCTTCAG ACCCCATTTACGTTTGGCCTGAACCAGCGAGCCCCGTACACGGCCGGCGACCACTGCCTCCTGTGCCGCTGCGAGCGCAGCAAAGATGGCCCGTGGCCGGAGGCGGGAGTCCCCGACCATCGGAACGGCGTACTGGAGACCGGCCAGCCGGCTGCCGCTCTCCCGCTGCCAATGTGGGTGTGTCCGGACTGCCGGCGCACCGTGGAAAAGGAGGACCGGCACACTGCGCTGGAGCAGCTGGGC AGTCAGGACTTTCTTTTGCACATGCCCGTGGGTAACGGCACTCTGGGCCCGGACGCGGTAGCAGCGGCAGACAGACTGAGCGCGCCCACGCCGCCCATGCTCCCCGCACCCGACCTTGCCGTGCCCATGCCTGGTGACTCTGCGTGCGGATGCGAGGCCTGCAACGAGAGGCG AGAGATCTCGGCAGAGTCCGAACGAGAGTCGCAGCAGCTGCAGAAGCACTGGTCGGAGGTGCGCTACCTGGTACGCTGCATTTACAGGCAGGCCGGGACGCCGCTGGCGGACGACCGCGACCAGCCGCTGGAGCGAGACACGGATAGCATGAAGGAGCTGGTAGACAG ACTCTGCGAGAAGGACCCCTACCAGCTATACCAGCGTCTCGAGCAGCAGGCCCGTGAGTACGTGCTGGAAATGAAGGAGCGTCTTCTCAAGCACCTCTCGGCCGGCTCCAAGACGTTCCCGGGATCCTCGGTGGTGGGGACGGTGGCAGCAGCCGCGGCCGCTGCCCAGGGTCCCCCGCAGGCCCACCAGTTCGTGTCCCTGCTGCTGGAGGAGTACAGCGCTCTCTGCCAGGCGGCACGCACCATCAGCGGCTTCCTGCTCACCCTG GAGAATGAGCACCTCCAGAAGTTCCATGTGACGTGGGAGCTGCACAACAAGCACCTTTTTGAGAACCTGGTCTTCTCAGAGCCCGTCTTGCACAGCAGTTTACCTGCACTCGTTGCACAGCTCAA ACACGGCACTGCCTCGCACGACTCCTACAGCGAGGACATGTACAGGACCTTGCTGGAGAGCTACCAGCGGCTGGAGCAGGAGATGGCGAGCGTAGCCAGCGAGTGGCAGGAGTGCGAGAAGAGGATCGATGACTACGTGGACGAACAG CTACTGTTTAAAGTGGAGGGCCAGAGTTTTACCAACCAAAGAACAGAGCCGCACAAATCGCCG ACTTTAAAGACAAAGCAGCGAATGCTCAAAGAGGACTGGGAGTTCTTCAAGCAGCGGCGATACATCGAGGAACAG TTACCCAACAATAAGAAGCTGCCCTGTGGAGACAACTTCACAGACACAATGAGAATGCTCTCGTCACGTCTGAGTATTCCTGACTGTCCCAATTGCAATTATCGGAGAAG GTGCACGTGTGACGACTGCAGCCTCTCGCACATCTTGACGTGCGGCATCATGGACTCGCCCATCTCGGAGGACCTGCCCATCAAGCTGCCCCTGCAGGGCGACACTCCCCCGCAGGACTACCTGTCCCAGGTGCACCCACCCAGCCTCTCGTCGGGCAGCTCGCCGTCGGGTTCTAACTCCAGCTCCCCCATTACCATCCAGCGGCATCCCCGACTCGTCCTGCCTGCCGGGGACGGCAACACTTT TGTCAGCGATGACGATGAAGTGCCTCCAATGTCCGGCAAGTTCGGAGACATGTATCCCGTGAGCGGCTACCATGACAACGGCGTGGCGACAGTCAACGGACACCGCGGCGACGTGAACGGCAGTGGCGGCGTCTGCGCAGCACAAAATGCA TCTCCtcgcatcagcagcagcagtagcTCGTCAGACGGCGACGAAGAGGAAAGGAGGCGGCACCAGGAGACAAACAGTCCTCCTCCGTCGTACAACCACCAGCAGCAG ATAGAGCAGGTCCAGCATGCGTGCGAGTGCCACGTATGTAACCAAGACCCCGCCTCTACCAATATCCTGGGCCCGGCCGGGTGCCTACCCCCTGGGCGACTCCACTCGGCGCCTCCCCCAGCTGCCGTTGGCCACCAGTTCTTTACGGACAACGGCAAGACGACGACAACCAGCCCTGCCCGGCCCGCCCTCCACCTCTACCCGCACATCCACGGACACCTACCGCTGCACAACTTTCCCCGACCACTGCTGCACCCCACACTTTACCCGCCCAGCCCTCCCCTCACGCACAAG CCTTTGCCTCCCAATCCTACACACAACCACATAGCAGCCAAGCAGCCGGCTTTCAGCCCCACGCTACCTGAGCATATGTACCAAAACAGCTTCAGCGGCGGTGGTGGAgacggcggtggcggcggcggtggcagcAGTGGCGGTGGAGGAGTTGCGGGTGACTGGAACAGCTCGCTGCAGTGCCTCTCGCTCAACTTTGAAAGCCTGTGGGATGCAGCTGTGATGAAGAGCTTggatcaatcaatcagtcaagtGCTGCTGCCAGAGCTGCTACAAG AGGAAATCCTGGACCCTCCCCTCGCTGACGTCCCCCTCCCGCCAACGCCCGCCGGCCCCCAAGcggaccaccaccaccaccaccaccatcaccatcCCTTGCTCGCTGCCACACCTGCTCCCCACCCTTCCTCGTCGTCGTCCTCATCCCTGTCGTCGTGTTCATCGTTGGAGGCCCGCGAGCAGAAAAAGAGCGGCGCCAAGAAGAAGTGTCTGTACAACTTCCAAGATGCCTTCATGGAGACCAACCGGGTGGCTATGGCGACGTCGGCGTCCATGGCGTCCGTGTCGTGCACCGCCACCACTGTCCAGTCAAGTAATAACCTACCTATCCACCTAGCATCTAAAACCTCATTAG ATGACGTATTTCACAGTTTAGGTAAAGAGGACCACAGGCAAGTCTCCCCAGCCGCCCCCCGAAACAACCCCACCGCACTGAGCCCCCTCCCACCGCTCTCCTGTCCTTCCCGTCCGCCGGCCCCCGCCACGCACCTCCCCGCCATGGTGCCGCAGTCCTtccccaaaatggccgccccagcGCCGGACCTGGGGGAGGTCCACCCCGGTCTGTGCCTCCCGCCGGCCGAGCCGGCCGTCTCCTCGTCGGACGGTCCTCTCAGTGCCCCGCCCAGCGTCTGCAG TGATCCCGATTGCGAGGGGCACCGGTGCGAGGGCGACAGGGCGTACGAGCACCCGCCCTACGACGGTGAGGAGAGCCAGGATGAGGACAGCTGCTCGGAACACAGCTCGTCCACTTCCACCTCCACCAATCAGAAGGAAGGAAAGTACTGTGACTGCTGCTACTGCGAGTTCTTCGGGCACGGCGGG CCTCCGGCGGCGCCGACCAGCCGCAACTACGCCGAAATGCGTGAGAAGCTGCGCCTGCGCCTGACCAAGCGCAAGGAGGAGCAGCCCAAGCGCGAGGAGCAGCAGCCGGCGCCCGAGCGCGACTGCACGGTCGGCGGCGGAGTGGAGGACCACCGGCGGGTGGAGGACCTGCTGCAGTTCATCAACAGCGCCGACAGCAAGCCGGCGTCCAGTTCCAAAGCGGCCAAGCGGGCTCGCCACAAACAGAAGAAGATGGAGGAGAAGGCTCGGCAGGAGGCCGAGGCGCAGCAGGAGGAGCAGCGCAGGcggcaggaggaggaagaggcggcGCTCCAGCGCGAGCTCCTCCGGCTGCAGGAGCACTGCACcgccaaaaagaagaagaaagacaaaGCTAAGGAGAACACGGCGCCGACGCCGAACACCAACAACCCGCAGCCCCTCAAGCAGACGGCCCAGAACGTGCTGGACCACCTGCACAACGGTAAGTCGCAACTCCTCCAGAGCCTCATCTGCCCCAAGGACCTCCGGCCGGAACCCCGACCCAACGGCCAGCACGGCGAGCGCGGCTTCTCGCACCTCCACAACCACAACGCCGACGGCAAAGTCAAAGCCAAGCCCGCCGCCAAGATCATCACGTGCGAGCACGCCCCCGTCAAGAAGGAAGCGCCCGTCAACCTCGCAGAGACCAAAGCAACGCGCACCAGGCCCGTCGAGGCGCCCGCGGCCGCCTCGGAGCCCAGGAGCGACAACAGGAGCGCCAGTGGGAAAAGGCGGCTGAAGGAAGATCAGCGGCGAAGCCCGCCCGCCTCCTACCCCTCGCCCTCACCGCCTCCTCATCTTCACGCTCCCTCCCAGTCCGAACACGCAGAGCAGAACGGTAAACCCCCCAGCGCAGAGTCCCCACAACCCAAAGGCAAAGctaagaagaacaagaagaagaagggggaCAAGATGAACACCT